One uncultured Hyphomonas sp. genomic region harbors:
- a CDS encoding Ppx/GppA family phosphatase: MPFPNSHRVAIIDIGSNSVRLVIFDVLGGSILPTFNEKVMAGLGVGLAKTGRLSAPGQESALSALARYRAILKALNLRNFQAVATAAVRAAEDGTDFIRKANRVLGRPVSVLSGEDEARLSALGVEASFHQPQGVIGDLGGSSLEFMQVGKGKGKGESLMLGPLSLMEVGNDPKDLRKAIRSELKSSDVLASAKGRFFAVGGAWRTFAKINMELEKYALQVLHGYQMNQGQIARTAKLCIDALSNTASRSMLESVDKRRAKHMPIAAIVLEELLSISKLDGVSISSAGLREGVLTDLTGAAVSDPLLDGVIAFVRLDHNQIAFGQALHEFIAPAFAPEADLFGSPAADVRIEQAACMMSDSAGRFHPDHRAQMAYDQALRAPYTGVSHAERAMIAYAVGCRYQKDFKRPGEYVGLTSEPQAERAKQLGSAMRLGAVFSGRSGPILRRAKLSREGDKLCLSVGKTDKAMISETVSRRLAQTANALRLQPDIRIG, translated from the coding sequence ATGCCCTTCCCGAATTCGCACAGGGTTGCGATCATCGATATCGGGTCCAATTCGGTGCGCCTTGTGATCTTTGATGTGCTCGGAGGATCAATCCTGCCGACATTCAACGAAAAGGTCATGGCGGGACTAGGGGTTGGACTTGCCAAAACAGGCCGGCTTTCCGCCCCCGGACAGGAGTCTGCTCTCTCTGCGCTGGCCCGGTATCGCGCCATTTTGAAAGCCCTGAACCTTCGGAACTTTCAGGCGGTGGCAACGGCGGCTGTACGTGCCGCAGAAGACGGAACAGACTTCATCCGGAAGGCCAACCGCGTTCTCGGCCGGCCGGTGTCGGTGCTCTCAGGCGAAGATGAAGCCCGGCTTTCCGCTCTGGGTGTCGAGGCGAGCTTTCACCAGCCTCAGGGCGTCATCGGGGACCTTGGCGGGTCCAGCCTGGAGTTCATGCAGGTTGGGAAAGGCAAGGGAAAAGGCGAAAGCCTGATGCTAGGTCCATTGTCGCTCATGGAAGTTGGCAATGACCCGAAGGACTTGCGAAAAGCGATCCGGTCGGAGCTGAAATCGTCTGACGTTCTTGCAAGTGCCAAAGGTCGCTTCTTCGCTGTCGGCGGCGCGTGGCGAACATTTGCCAAGATTAACATGGAGCTCGAAAAATACGCGCTTCAGGTTCTGCATGGCTACCAGATGAACCAGGGGCAGATCGCCCGTACAGCAAAGCTTTGTATCGACGCGCTCTCCAATACGGCATCCCGGTCGATGCTGGAATCTGTCGACAAGCGCCGGGCCAAGCACATGCCGATTGCGGCCATTGTGCTGGAGGAGCTGCTTTCCATCAGCAAACTGGACGGCGTTTCCATTTCATCTGCTGGCTTGCGCGAAGGGGTCCTGACAGATCTCACCGGCGCGGCCGTCTCCGATCCGTTACTGGACGGGGTGATCGCGTTCGTTCGTCTCGATCACAATCAGATTGCCTTCGGGCAGGCGCTTCATGAGTTTATCGCGCCGGCCTTTGCGCCGGAGGCGGATTTGTTCGGATCGCCTGCAGCAGATGTCAGAATTGAACAGGCGGCCTGCATGATGTCGGACAGCGCGGGACGTTTCCACCCGGATCATCGCGCCCAGATGGCCTACGATCAGGCGTTGCGTGCACCATATACCGGAGTCTCTCATGCAGAGCGGGCCATGATCGCCTATGCGGTCGGCTGCCGGTACCAGAAGGATTTCAAACGTCCGGGGGAGTATGTTGGCCTCACCTCTGAACCCCAGGCCGAACGGGCAAAACAACTTGGCAGCGCCATGCGTCTTGGGGCGGTGTTTTCCGGCCGGTCTGGCCCGATCCTGCGGAGGGCCAAACTGTCACGGGAAGGCGACAAGCTGTGCCTGAGTGTCGGGAAGACCGACAAGGCCATGATCTCTGAAACGGTCTCCCGGCGTCTGGCGCAAACCGCAAATGCGCTGCGCCTCCAGCCAGACATTCGCATCGGCTAG
- a CDS encoding RNA degradosome polyphosphate kinase: MADGAAKTARQMMASPDRFLNRELSWLEFNRRVLEEAANPNHPLLERLRFLSISASNLDEFEMVRYAGLREQVRAGVTKPSQEGLTPAVQVEQIEELSLKLIAEQLSRWRQLKEELESENIHVLSAGDLSKKDLADLDTFFRSHIFPVLTPLAVDPAHPFPFIPNLGFSVALDLVSKYGDEGHIGIVPLPAFVRRFIRLPSKQKGPLRFIPLEDVIGLFIGDLFPGYKEKSRCLFRIVRDSDIEIEEEAEDLIREFEVLLKQRRRGRIVRLRMQSSAPQHLREFITREIGAENADVVLYDGILGMAQLSELIVDDRPDLKFPPYDPRYPERIREMGGDCFAAIRMKDILVHHPFESFDVVVEFIRQAAADPQVVAIKQTLYRTTNNSPIVAALVEAAENGKNVTALVEIKARFDEEANLRLARDLERAGVQVVYGFIEYKTHAKVSLVVRREGSELRTYTHFGTGNYHPVNAKIYTDLSLFTADPALGRDANRLFNFVTAYREPPEVGPELEKISMSPLNLKSDLIKMIDKEASAARKGNPSGIWAKMNSLVDGDVIDALYKASQAGVPIDLVVRGICCLRPGVAGLSDNISVKSIVGRFLEHSRILCCANGEALPSAKAKVFISSADWMPRNLDRRVEALVPVENPTVHRQVMNQIMVANLNDELQSWLMREDGTYIRARSEGDSAGFSAHRYFMDNPSLSGRGSALEVSLPPRLQPKGSKG; encoded by the coding sequence ATGGCTGATGGGGCTGCCAAGACGGCGAGACAAATGATGGCTTCGCCTGACAGGTTTCTGAACCGGGAGCTTTCCTGGCTGGAATTCAACCGGCGTGTACTCGAAGAGGCGGCCAATCCGAACCACCCGCTGCTGGAACGTCTCCGCTTCCTGTCGATCTCGGCGAGCAATCTCGATGAGTTCGAGATGGTCCGGTATGCCGGCCTGAGGGAACAGGTCCGCGCAGGCGTGACGAAGCCCAGTCAGGAGGGGCTCACTCCGGCCGTTCAGGTCGAGCAGATTGAGGAATTGTCGCTCAAACTGATCGCAGAGCAATTGTCACGTTGGCGGCAGCTGAAGGAAGAACTGGAGTCGGAGAACATCCACGTTCTCTCGGCGGGAGATCTCAGCAAGAAAGATCTGGCGGATCTGGATACATTTTTCCGAAGCCACATTTTTCCCGTTCTGACACCGCTGGCTGTGGACCCAGCACATCCATTCCCATTCATCCCCAATCTTGGCTTCTCGGTCGCTCTGGATCTTGTCTCCAAATATGGCGATGAGGGGCATATCGGCATAGTGCCTTTGCCGGCTTTCGTGCGTCGTTTCATCCGTCTGCCGAGCAAGCAGAAAGGTCCGCTGCGTTTTATCCCGCTGGAAGATGTGATCGGACTGTTCATTGGCGATCTCTTCCCCGGCTACAAGGAAAAGAGCCGGTGTCTGTTCCGTATCGTCCGAGACAGCGATATCGAGATCGAGGAAGAGGCCGAAGACTTGATCCGCGAATTCGAAGTCTTGCTGAAGCAGCGGCGGCGAGGCAGGATTGTCCGGCTGCGTATGCAGTCCAGCGCGCCGCAGCACCTGCGTGAATTCATCACGCGGGAAATCGGAGCCGAGAACGCCGACGTCGTCCTCTATGATGGCATTCTGGGAATGGCGCAGCTTTCAGAGCTGATTGTCGATGACCGGCCGGATCTGAAGTTCCCGCCCTATGACCCCCGCTACCCGGAACGTATCCGTGAAATGGGTGGGGACTGTTTTGCGGCCATCCGGATGAAGGACATCCTGGTCCATCATCCCTTCGAGAGTTTCGACGTTGTTGTCGAATTTATCCGTCAGGCGGCTGCGGATCCGCAAGTCGTCGCCATCAAGCAGACACTTTATCGGACCACAAATAATTCTCCCATCGTTGCGGCACTCGTAGAGGCAGCAGAGAACGGCAAGAACGTCACCGCATTGGTTGAGATCAAGGCGCGCTTTGACGAGGAAGCCAATCTCCGGCTCGCCCGGGACCTGGAACGGGCCGGGGTTCAGGTCGTGTACGGATTTATTGAGTATAAGACCCACGCCAAAGTATCTCTGGTTGTCCGGCGAGAGGGAAGTGAACTGCGGACCTATACCCATTTTGGGACCGGTAACTATCACCCGGTGAATGCCAAGATTTATACGGATCTGTCACTCTTTACCGCTGACCCGGCGCTGGGGCGGGACGCAAACCGGCTGTTCAATTTCGTGACCGCGTATCGGGAACCGCCGGAAGTGGGGCCGGAGCTCGAAAAGATTTCGATGTCGCCGCTCAATCTCAAATCTGATCTGATCAAGATGATTGATAAGGAAGCGAGCGCAGCACGGAAAGGAAATCCTAGCGGAATCTGGGCCAAGATGAACTCCCTCGTGGACGGAGATGTAATTGATGCTCTGTACAAGGCAAGTCAGGCCGGCGTTCCGATCGATCTGGTCGTTCGCGGTATCTGTTGCCTGAGGCCAGGCGTGGCCGGGCTCTCGGATAATATCAGCGTAAAAAGCATTGTCGGACGCTTCCTGGAGCATTCGCGCATCCTGTGTTGCGCCAATGGGGAGGCACTTCCTTCTGCGAAAGCCAAGGTCTTCATTTCCTCTGCGGACTGGATGCCCCGAAATCTGGACCGCCGCGTCGAAGCACTGGTGCCTGTGGAAAATCCGACGGTGCATCGCCAGGTAATGAACCAGATCATGGTTGCAAACCTGAATGATGAATTGCAGAGCTGGTTGATGCGGGAAGACGGCACGTACATACGGGCCAGATCGGAAGGAGATAGTGCTGGGTTTTCGGCGCACCGGTACTTCATGGACAATCCCAGCCTGTCAGGCCGCGGAAGCGCGCTTGAAGTCAGCCTGCCACCACGATTGCAGCCGAAAGGGAGCAAAGGCTGA
- a CDS encoding DnaA/Hda family protein: MSKRPSVPTGQPDQLSFAFPAGRLRFDQLVVTPSNQAAVSIIRQPDKWPTAVFCITGPRRCGLTALLQAWCAETGGTYLTAVEFAKLKQNRLSALAGQSVAIDDAEKVAGREALLTFINQTSEAGGRLLLASAESPSQWRVTSADLKSRLNSMPIVEVLPPDEDMLIGRLRAAAARHYLKLEPEVVAYLSPRLDLTYEAIEAFAEKLSHGVTTTGRAPSVPLAKEVLEAMGLAEPDEPPTS; the protein is encoded by the coding sequence GTGAGCAAGCGGCCATCCGTACCGACAGGACAACCAGACCAGCTGAGTTTTGCCTTCCCGGCAGGACGGCTTCGGTTTGATCAACTGGTCGTCACGCCGTCCAATCAGGCGGCGGTCAGCATTATTCGCCAGCCGGACAAATGGCCAACGGCTGTCTTCTGCATCACCGGACCGCGCCGTTGCGGTCTGACCGCCTTGCTGCAGGCCTGGTGCGCTGAAACAGGCGGCACTTATTTAACTGCGGTTGAATTTGCGAAGCTGAAGCAAAACAGGCTGTCAGCTCTGGCTGGACAATCGGTTGCCATCGATGACGCTGAAAAGGTGGCGGGCAGAGAAGCCTTGCTGACGTTTATCAACCAGACATCCGAGGCCGGTGGGCGGCTATTGCTGGCGTCTGCCGAGAGCCCATCGCAATGGCGCGTCACCTCGGCAGACCTGAAGTCGCGTCTGAATTCGATGCCGATTGTTGAAGTCCTGCCGCCCGACGAAGACATGCTGATCGGCCGCCTGAGGGCAGCGGCTGCGCGTCATTACCTCAAGCTGGAGCCGGAAGTTGTCGCATATCTTTCGCCGCGCCTTGACCTCACCTACGAAGCCATTGAGGCGTTCGCGGAAAAGCTAAGTCATGGTGTCACAACGACAGGCCGCGCGCCTTCTGTTCCACTTGCAAAAGAGGTATTGGAAGCCATGGGGCTGGCGGAGCCTGACGAGCCGCCGACCAGCTGA
- the purM gene encoding phosphoribosylformylglycinamidine cyclo-ligase, with amino-acid sequence MSDPSKTSLSYRDAGVDIEAGERLVDAIGPLAKATRRAGVMGGLGGFGALFDLKAAGYNDPVLVSGTDGVGTKLMLAFETGIHNTVGIDLVAMCANDVLAQGAEPLFFLDYFATGKLEEGIAEAVISGIAEGCRQSGCALVGGETAEMPGMYPPGHYDLAGFVVGAVDRDKVLPRMDTMVAGDLLIGIGSSGPHSNGYSLIRRIVEREGLSYDGASPFSNTTLGEALLTPTRLYAEAALPLIRKGLVKGLAHITGGGLTENTPRMCPDHLAPAIERKAWTPPPVFEWLQSAGNVTEDEMHRTFNMGIGMVFAVAPEDADTVCAVLQTAGEAPVILGRLADA; translated from the coding sequence ATGAGCGACCCTTCAAAGACTTCCCTTTCTTACCGCGACGCTGGTGTCGATATTGAGGCAGGCGAGCGGCTCGTCGATGCGATTGGCCCTCTTGCCAAGGCGACCCGTCGCGCTGGCGTCATGGGAGGGCTGGGCGGCTTCGGCGCGCTGTTTGATCTCAAGGCGGCAGGCTATAATGACCCGGTGCTTGTCTCCGGCACGGACGGTGTCGGCACCAAGCTGATGCTCGCCTTCGAAACCGGCATTCATAACACCGTCGGCATCGATCTGGTCGCCATGTGCGCCAACGATGTCCTGGCACAAGGCGCTGAGCCCCTGTTTTTCCTGGACTATTTTGCCACGGGAAAACTGGAGGAAGGGATCGCTGAAGCTGTCATCTCCGGCATAGCCGAAGGCTGCCGCCAATCTGGCTGCGCTCTGGTCGGCGGCGAAACGGCTGAAATGCCCGGCATGTACCCGCCTGGGCATTACGACCTGGCCGGATTCGTTGTCGGCGCGGTCGACCGGGACAAGGTCCTACCACGCATGGACACAATGGTCGCGGGTGATCTGCTTATTGGCATCGGCTCATCCGGGCCTCACTCGAACGGCTATTCCCTGATCCGCCGGATCGTGGAGCGCGAAGGCCTGTCCTATGACGGCGCTTCGCCATTCTCCAATACCACGCTGGGTGAAGCCCTGCTGACGCCCACCCGGCTTTATGCCGAGGCCGCTTTGCCGCTGATCCGCAAGGGTCTGGTCAAAGGCCTCGCCCACATTACCGGTGGCGGTCTGACCGAGAACACGCCGCGGATGTGTCCGGACCATCTGGCGCCGGCGATCGAACGGAAAGCCTGGACGCCCCCACCCGTATTCGAATGGCTGCAATCTGCAGGTAATGTTACAGAAGACGAGATGCACCGAACCTTCAATATGGGGATCGGCATGGTCTTCGCGGTGGCCCCTGAAGACGCCGATACGGTTTGCGCCGTTCTCCAGACAGCGGGTGAAGCGCCCGTCATTCTGGGCCGCCTCGCCGACGCATGA
- the purN gene encoding phosphoribosylglycinamide formyltransferase, producing MKRLKLAILISGRGSNMEALLEAAADPSYPAEPVLVASNRPDAKGLETAASAGIATASVDHKLYGKDRESFERALNAELEKAGTEIIALAGFMRVLTPWFVTRWEGRMINIHPSLLPKYKGLHTHQRAIDAGDAEGGCSVHWVSAGVDEGKVIAQARVPILPGDTEDSLADRVLVEEHKLYPRALAMACEQILAD from the coding sequence ATGAAACGCCTGAAGCTGGCCATCCTGATTTCCGGGCGCGGCTCCAATATGGAGGCGCTGCTGGAAGCGGCAGCCGATCCTTCCTACCCTGCTGAACCTGTTTTGGTCGCATCTAACAGGCCGGATGCGAAGGGCCTGGAAACCGCGGCTTCTGCAGGCATTGCAACAGCTTCGGTCGATCACAAGCTCTATGGCAAAGACCGGGAATCCTTCGAACGCGCCCTGAATGCCGAACTTGAAAAGGCCGGGACCGAGATCATCGCCCTGGCGGGCTTCATGCGCGTGCTCACGCCATGGTTCGTGACCCGATGGGAAGGCCGGATGATCAACATCCACCCCTCGCTTCTCCCGAAATACAAAGGCCTGCACACCCACCAGCGCGCCATTGACGCTGGCGATGCCGAAGGTGGCTGCTCAGTGCATTGGGTGTCTGCCGGTGTGGACGAGGGAAAGGTGATCGCGCAGGCGCGTGTGCCAATCCTGCCGGGCGATACCGAAGACAGCCTCGCCGACCGCGTGCTGGTCGAGGAGCACAAGCTCTATCCGCGTGCCCTGGCGATGGCGTGCGAGCAGATTCTGGCCGATTAG
- the ndk gene encoding nucleoside-diphosphate kinase — protein MAVQRTFSIIKPDATERNLTGAVNAVIEKAGLRIIGQRRIKMTQEQAERFYAVHSERPFFGELVEFMTSGPVVVQVLEGENAVAKYREVMGATNPADADEGTIRKLYAKSIGENSVHGSDSEENAAIEIAQFFSEADIAG, from the coding sequence ATGGCTGTCCAGCGCACTTTTTCCATCATCAAGCCCGACGCGACCGAGCGTAACCTGACCGGCGCCGTCAACGCGGTCATCGAGAAGGCCGGCCTGCGCATCATCGGCCAGCGCCGCATCAAGATGACCCAGGAACAGGCCGAGCGCTTCTACGCCGTCCACTCCGAGCGCCCGTTCTTCGGCGAGCTGGTCGAATTCATGACCTCCGGTCCGGTGGTCGTCCAGGTTCTGGAAGGCGAGAATGCTGTTGCGAAATATCGCGAAGTGATGGGCGCCACGAACCCGGCCGATGCCGACGAAGGCACGATCCGCAAACTCTACGCAAAATCGATTGGCGAGAACTCGGTTCACGGCTCCGACTCCGAAGAGAACGCCGCGATCGAAATCGCGCAATTCTTCTCCGAAGCCGACATCGCCGGCTGA
- a CDS encoding zinc ribbon domain-containing protein YjdM, which produces MSALPPCPKCQSEFTYEDGALLICPECGHEWSADAAADSDEKVVKDSNGNPLADGDTVTVIKDLKIRGSSQVVKRGTKVKNIRLVDGDHDIDCKIDGIGQMGLKSEFVKKA; this is translated from the coding sequence ATGAGCGCCCTGCCTCCCTGTCCGAAATGCCAGTCCGAATTCACCTATGAGGATGGCGCCCTTCTGATCTGTCCGGAGTGCGGACACGAATGGTCCGCCGACGCGGCGGCGGATTCTGATGAAAAGGTGGTGAAGGATTCCAACGGCAATCCTCTGGCGGATGGCGACACGGTGACCGTGATCAAGGACCTGAAGATCAGAGGCAGTTCCCAGGTGGTGAAGCGCGGCACCAAGGTGAAGAACATCCGCCTCGTCGATGGCGATCACGACATCGACTGCAAGATCGACGGCATTGGCCAGATGGGCCTCAAGTCCGAATTCGTGAAGAAGGCCTAG
- a CDS encoding DNA polymerase III subunit chi — protein sequence MSEAPKPEWWFYHLSRTTLEQAAAPLMSKCLEVGWRVLAVSPSADRRAALDAVLWTYDDRSFLPHGQAEAPGLDAARQPVLISAKADNVNGAAALFLMDGVKAPVDAPYTRCMMMFDDGDMDARSAAREAFKAAKDAGLVTRYFQQTGSGGWKEAGA from the coding sequence TTGAGCGAGGCGCCAAAGCCGGAATGGTGGTTTTACCATCTCTCCCGCACCACGCTGGAGCAGGCGGCGGCGCCCCTCATGTCCAAATGTCTTGAAGTGGGCTGGCGCGTTCTGGCCGTCAGCCCGAGTGCAGACCGGCGGGCGGCACTGGATGCGGTGCTATGGACGTATGACGACCGGTCCTTCCTGCCACACGGCCAGGCAGAGGCGCCGGGCCTCGATGCCGCGCGTCAGCCGGTGCTGATCTCCGCCAAGGCAGACAATGTGAATGGCGCGGCGGCGCTGTTCCTGATGGACGGCGTGAAGGCGCCCGTCGATGCGCCCTATACGCGCTGCATGATGATGTTCGACGATGGCGACATGGACGCCCGCAGCGCCGCGCGCGAAGCCTTCAAGGCCGCCAAGGATGCGGGCCTCGTCACACGCTACTTCCAGCAGACCGGAAGCGGCGGCTGGAAAGAGGCGGGCGCCTAG
- a CDS encoding leucyl aminopeptidase gives MKITFTDAAKADVFAFIVDEAGGLPEAAAALDKATGGLLSAAIDGRFTGKKDQQAVVVLPKDADARRAILIGGGKPGKRDVRVLEGLGANLVKAFNMSGFKSMAIHAGSAEDAARMGLGVKLAAYRFDNYFTKLKPDQKPSLTAVSFVVDDVKAAKAAFAPLGAAAEGTMLARDLVNMPPNDLNPETFAEKIKELGDIGVDVEILGEKQLAKLGMNAMLGVGQGSRKESKLGIMKWNGGKEGEDPVILVGKGVCFDTGGISLKPGPGMEDMRGDMGGAAAVTGTIKALAERKAKVNAIGLIGLVENMPDGDAQRPGDIVKSASGQTIEIQNTDAEGRLVLCDVLWYAQEKFKPKAIVDLATLTGAIVISLGHHHAGLFTNSDELADELTKSGLTEGERVWRLPMGPEYDALLKSKFADMRNIGGRAAGSITAAQFLKRFVKDGVKWAHLDIAGAAWVEGEKAAFDVSWASGFGPRLLDRWIADNYEA, from the coding sequence ATGAAAATCACCTTCACCGACGCTGCCAAGGCTGACGTTTTTGCTTTTATTGTCGACGAGGCCGGGGGCCTGCCGGAAGCGGCTGCTGCGCTCGACAAGGCGACGGGCGGCCTTCTGTCCGCCGCGATTGATGGCCGGTTTACCGGCAAGAAAGACCAGCAGGCCGTTGTCGTCCTGCCAAAAGATGCTGATGCACGCCGTGCCATTCTGATTGGCGGCGGCAAGCCAGGCAAGCGGGATGTCCGCGTTCTGGAGGGGCTGGGTGCCAATCTCGTGAAGGCGTTCAACATGAGCGGCTTCAAATCCATGGCGATCCATGCCGGTTCTGCCGAAGACGCGGCGCGGATGGGCCTTGGTGTGAAACTCGCCGCCTATCGCTTCGACAATTATTTCACCAAGCTGAAGCCGGACCAGAAGCCGAGCCTCACGGCCGTTTCATTCGTCGTGGATGACGTGAAAGCTGCCAAGGCTGCCTTTGCGCCGCTCGGCGCTGCTGCCGAGGGCACCATGCTGGCGCGCGACCTAGTGAACATGCCGCCGAACGACCTCAATCCCGAAACCTTCGCAGAGAAGATCAAGGAACTGGGCGACATCGGCGTGGACGTCGAAATCCTCGGCGAGAAGCAGCTGGCCAAGCTGGGCATGAATGCCATGCTCGGCGTGGGGCAGGGCTCCCGCAAGGAATCCAAGCTCGGAATCATGAAATGGAATGGCGGCAAGGAAGGCGAGGATCCGGTGATCCTGGTCGGCAAGGGCGTCTGCTTCGACACCGGCGGCATCTCGCTGAAGCCGGGCCCCGGCATGGAAGACATGCGCGGCGACATGGGCGGCGCTGCGGCCGTGACCGGCACGATCAAGGCGCTGGCCGAGCGGAAAGCCAAGGTCAACGCCATCGGACTGATCGGCCTTGTCGAGAACATGCCCGACGGCGATGCACAGCGTCCGGGCGACATCGTGAAGTCGGCCTCCGGCCAGACGATCGAAATCCAGAACACCGATGCCGAAGGCCGTCTCGTCCTGTGTGATGTGCTCTGGTACGCGCAGGAGAAATTCAAGCCGAAGGCCATCGTCGACCTCGCCACCCTGACCGGCGCCATCGTGATCTCTCTCGGCCATCACCATGCCGGCCTGTTCACCAATAGTGATGAGCTTGCGGATGAGCTGACCAAGTCTGGCCTGACCGAAGGCGAGCGCGTCTGGCGCCTGCCGATGGGCCCGGAATATGACGCGCTGCTGAAGTCGAAATTTGCGGACATGCGCAACATCGGCGGCCGCGCGGCTGGTTCGATCACGGCGGCGCAGTTCCTGAAGCGCTTCGTGAAGGACGGCGTGAAATGGGCCCACCTCGACATTGCAGGCGCTGCCTGGGTCGAGGGCGAAAAAGCCGCGTTCGACGTCAGCTGGGCCTCCGGCTTCGGCCCGCGCCTCCTGGATCGCTGGATCGCCGACAATTACGAGGCATAG
- a CDS encoding LptF/LptG family permease, producing the protein MTKVQSYLFYEVLRAVVIIVGGLALLALLAQGLSRTDLILENRQSALTYFYIVMLGSPQIIALLTPLALFVAGVWSLNRIHKDSEIVVAQAAGMTRWQIASPIMRLAVICAIAHLGVNLWVQPLAQRAMRETVAVARADLAAALIRPGQFTTNDDRLTFYAREQIGGELRGVLISDMTDELNPTDILARSAALVEIDGKPTLLLRDAISMQLDENKQLSILEFAQYPFDLSEYMKEDSDLALKASDKFLHELFFVDRTNYFELRDADALLAEANTRLTSPLLNIVMALIAIIAVLGGDFSRKGYGKRIAISSAAAITVLIVQLTAQSAAADDPAMNALQWILPISLIAGLSYAYFSRGRHLGRIDRPNIDLFRGAGGARA; encoded by the coding sequence ATGACGAAAGTGCAGTCGTACCTGTTTTATGAAGTCCTGCGTGCGGTCGTGATCATCGTGGGCGGTCTCGCCTTGCTTGCACTTCTGGCTCAGGGCTTGTCCCGCACCGACCTGATCCTCGAAAACCGCCAGTCTGCACTGACCTATTTCTACATCGTGATGCTGGGCTCGCCTCAGATCATCGCGCTCCTGACGCCGCTGGCCCTGTTTGTGGCCGGTGTCTGGTCCCTTAACCGCATCCACAAGGACAGCGAGATTGTTGTGGCGCAGGCTGCCGGCATGACGCGCTGGCAAATCGCCTCACCGATCATGCGGCTGGCGGTGATCTGCGCCATCGCACACCTCGGGGTGAATCTCTGGGTCCAGCCGCTGGCCCAGCGCGCGATGCGGGAAACCGTCGCTGTGGCACGGGCAGACCTCGCGGCTGCGCTGATCCGTCCGGGACAATTCACCACCAATGATGACCGGCTGACCTTCTACGCCCGCGAACAGATTGGCGGAGAACTCCGCGGTGTGCTCATCTCGGACATGACCGACGAGCTAAATCCGACGGATATTCTCGCCCGAAGCGCGGCACTCGTCGAAATCGATGGCAAGCCAACGCTGCTGCTGCGGGATGCCATCAGCATGCAACTGGACGAGAACAAGCAACTCTCCATCCTCGAATTTGCACAATATCCATTCGATCTCAGCGAATACATGAAAGAGGATTCCGACCTGGCCCTGAAAGCGTCGGACAAATTTCTGCATGAACTGTTCTTCGTAGACCGGACGAATTATTTCGAGCTGAGAGACGCAGACGCCCTGCTGGCAGAGGCAAACACGCGTCTGACTTCACCCTTGCTCAACATCGTCATGGCGCTCATCGCCATTATCGCAGTGCTGGGCGGGGACTTCAGCCGGAAAGGCTACGGCAAGCGGATCGCGATTTCATCCGCTGCAGCGATTACGGTGCTGATCGTGCAGCTGACGGCGCAGTCAGCGGCGGCTGACGACCCGGCCATGAATGCGCTGCAGTGGATCCTGCCGATCAGCCTCATTGCAGGATTGAGCTATGCCTATTTCTCGCGCGGCCGACATCTGGGACGTATAGACAGGCCAAATATTGACCTCTTCCGTGGCGCAGGAGGCGCGCGCGCCTGA